A genomic window from Aquabacterium sp. OR-4 includes:
- a CDS encoding isochorismatase family protein has product MKVERFTAENSALLLIDHQVGTMKLIKNIDREQAAKQSIALAKMAKILNMPVVITSSQEERAQGPILPEIAQVLPEAHAARVKRPGVVNAWAYADFKNAVLATGRKNLIMAGVTTDVCLIFPAIDAAQEGFNVQAVMDASGSPSLLSEEFSRQRMHDAGVVLTATNTLMAEIAQDWSTPAGQQLITLLFTDVFPALGASIA; this is encoded by the coding sequence ATGAAAGTTGAACGATTCACCGCCGAGAACTCGGCCCTGCTGCTCATCGACCACCAGGTCGGCACGATGAAGCTGATCAAGAACATCGACCGCGAACAGGCCGCAAAGCAATCCATCGCACTGGCCAAGATGGCGAAGATCCTGAACATGCCGGTTGTGATCACGTCCAGCCAGGAAGAACGCGCCCAGGGCCCGATCCTCCCCGAAATTGCCCAAGTGCTGCCCGAGGCGCATGCGGCGCGCGTCAAGCGGCCCGGCGTAGTCAATGCGTGGGCCTATGCTGACTTCAAGAACGCCGTGCTCGCCACCGGCCGCAAGAACCTGATCATGGCTGGCGTCACCACCGACGTCTGCCTCATTTTCCCGGCGATCGATGCCGCGCAGGAGGGTTTCAATGTGCAGGCGGTGATGGACGCTTCGGGCTCGCCGAGCCTGCTGTCCGAAGAGTTCTCGCGCCAGCGCATGCATGACGCCGGCGTGGTGCTCACCGCCACCAATACGCTGATGGCCGAGATTGCGCAGGACTGGTCCACGCCGGCTGGCCAGCAACTGATCACGCTGCTGTTCACCGACGTCTTCCCGGCACTGGGCGCAAGCATCGCCTGA
- the ftsZ gene encoding cell division protein FtsZ: MPIEMIEEFDQGTRIKVVGVGGGGGNAVEHMISQGVQGVEFVCANTDAQALNRSSAHTLIQLGDNGLGAGGKPDKGKEAAHEAEARVRTALEGAHMVFITAGMGGGTGTGAAPVVAKVAKEMGILTVGVVTKPFEFEGPRRMKQADSGTSELEANVDSLIVVLNEKLLEVLGDDITQDQAFAHANDVLKNAVGGISDIIHMHGLVNVDFEDVKTVMSEPGKAMMGTATASGPDRANKAADAAVACPLLEGIDLSGARGVLVLIAASKTNFRLNESKAAMNTIRRYAADDAHIIYGAAYDDSLGDQMRVTVIATGLCQRKPQAAPLTVVQPAAALRTGTDNLPILNTVAQMGGQGQGLPGTTAHDYSNLSTPSVWRSARTQAAAKVEALSSNGMDEIEIPAFLRKQAD, from the coding sequence CCAGGGTGTGCAGGGCGTGGAGTTTGTGTGCGCCAACACCGACGCGCAGGCGCTCAACCGCAGCAGCGCGCACACCCTGATCCAGCTGGGCGACAACGGCCTGGGCGCCGGCGGCAAGCCCGACAAGGGCAAGGAGGCCGCGCACGAGGCCGAGGCCCGCGTGCGCACGGCGCTGGAAGGCGCGCACATGGTCTTCATCACCGCCGGCATGGGCGGCGGCACCGGCACCGGCGCCGCGCCGGTGGTGGCCAAGGTGGCCAAGGAGATGGGCATCCTGACCGTGGGCGTGGTGACCAAGCCCTTCGAGTTTGAAGGCCCGCGCCGCATGAAGCAGGCCGACTCGGGCACCAGCGAGCTCGAAGCCAACGTCGACAGCCTGATCGTGGTGCTCAACGAGAAGCTGCTCGAAGTGCTGGGCGACGACATCACGCAAGATCAGGCCTTTGCGCATGCCAACGATGTGCTGAAAAACGCCGTGGGCGGCATCAGCGACATCATCCACATGCACGGTCTGGTAAACGTCGACTTCGAAGACGTCAAGACCGTGATGAGCGAGCCCGGCAAGGCCATGATGGGCACGGCCACTGCCAGCGGCCCGGATCGCGCCAACAAGGCGGCTGACGCTGCCGTGGCCTGCCCGCTGCTGGAAGGCATCGACCTGTCGGGCGCCCGCGGCGTGCTGGTGCTGATTGCTGCCAGCAAGACCAACTTCCGCCTGAACGAAAGCAAGGCGGCGATGAACACCATCCGCCGCTATGCCGCCGATGACGCGCACATCATCTACGGCGCGGCCTATGACGACAGCCTGGGCGACCAGATGCGCGTGACCGTGATCGCCACCGGCCTGTGCCAGCGCAAGCCGCAGGCTGCACCGCTGACCGTGGTGCAGCCGGCCGCCGCGCTGCGCACCGGCACCGACAACCTGCCGATCCTGAACACCGTGGCGCAAATGGGCGGCCAGGGCCAGGGCCTGCCCGGCACCACCGCGCACGACTACAGCAACCTCAGCACGCCCAGCGTGTGGCGCTCGGCCCGCACCCAGGCCGCGGCCAAGGTGGAAGCCCTGTCGTCGAACGGCATGGACGAGATCGAGATCCCGGCCTTCCTGCGCAAGCAGGCGGATTGA